In a single window of the Brachionichthys hirsutus isolate HB-005 chromosome 18, CSIRO-AGI_Bhir_v1, whole genome shotgun sequence genome:
- the wdr89 gene encoding WD repeat-containing protein 89, with protein MEGLKEKLKVLAVARRSRPGPEEPVYLLDAALQPAGLLAVSCSDFTVRLHNKDTLTQLGQYRGHGGPVSGLVFSHTTPDLLYSGSADGTVRGWDARRPGTAAVQVFRSDPPHSLCSFDLSCGDTLLCAGTEQVNDEDSFLVFWDVRKTGGGLLGVYSESHSDDITQVRFHPRDGDRLASGSTDGLVNVFDLSRGAEEEALLATCNGDSSAASLCWSGADSTQLLCLSHDAGLHLWELRHLDTEEPLVVFSTSDARSATPPADGGGVDYLVGGRWLEEARKLLVVGGRSSGELRLMECDGGGLGLLSNLGGGHTSTVRCFLWDAAGEALITGGEDSQLLLWKPGGEEFTSGRKESMKSESALRNESRPHKRRGYQREQKAGYPSAT; from the coding sequence ATGGAGGGTTTGAAGGAGAAGCTGAAGGTTCTGGCCGTCGCCCGGCGGTCTCGCCCGGGCCCGGAGGAGCCCGTCTACCTGCTGGATGCCGCCCTGCAGCCGGCCGGCCTGCTGGCCGTGTCCTGCTCCGACTTCACCGTCCGCCTTCACAACAAGGACACGCTGACCCAGCTGGGACAGTACCGGGGTCACGGCGGTCCAGTGTCGGGGCTCGTTTTCTCCCACACGACCCCCGACCTCCTCTACTCCGGTTCGGCAGACGGGACGGTCCGGGGATGGGACGCCCGCCGCCCCGGGACCGCCGCGGTCCAGGTGTTTCGGAGCGACCCGCCTCACAGTTTGTGCAGCTTTGACCTGAGCTGCGGCGACACGCTCCTGTGTGCCGGCACCGAGCAGGTGAACGACGAAGACAGCTTCCTGGTTTTCTGGGACGTCAGGAAGACGGGCGGCGGGCTTCTTGGGGTGTATTCTGAGTCgcacagtgatgacatcacgcagGTGCGCTTCCACCCTCGAGACGGGGACCGCCTGGCCAGCGGCTCCACGGATGGGCTGGTTAATGTGTTCGACCTGAGCCggggggcggaggaggaggcgctcctCGCCACCTGCAACGGCGACTCATCtgccgcctccctctgctggtcCGGCGCCGACTCCACCCAGCTGCTGTGCCTGAGCCACGACGCGGGGCTGCACCTGTGGGAGCTGCGTCACCTGGACACCGAGGAGCCTCTGGTCGTCTTCAGCACCTCCGACGCTCGCAGCGCGACTCCGCCGGCCGACGGGGGCGGCGTGGATTATTTAGTGGGCGGGCGATGGCTGGAGGAAGCCCGGAAGCTGCTGGTGGTTGGGGGGCGGAGCAGCGGGGAGCTCCGCTTGATGGAGTGTGACGGCGGGGGGCTCGGTCTGCTGAGCAACCTGGGGGGCGGCCACACGTCCACGGTGCGCTGCTTCCTGTGGGACGCTGCGGGAGAGGCTTTGATCACTGGGGGTGAGGACTCCCAGCTGTTGCTGTGGAAACCAGGAGGGGAAGAGTTCACGAGCGGCAGAAAGGAGTCGATGAAGAGCGAATCAGCTTTGAGAAACGAATCCCGGCCACATAAACGGCGTGGCTACCAGAGAGAGCAGAAGGCCGGTTACCCGAGTGCCACCTGA
- the snapc1b gene encoding snRNA-activating protein complex subunit 1b: MEFCREQVEEDCEELLKRFKETESVRFEVFKNIWRETKFSQIFSGTTEIESRVFTRLILKTACRFFLPPFSFQIRVGGLYLLYSLYHCQTASPSEQIRIALKDWEYVKKFEKDAVDAQHFDVIYILHQLVFHKAFYYTAMPSVLTFRRKRKVKRFTLCKDFIERMSRPQELVNMELLEELSNIHERYEKMKASVCSPSEQAFSSVNLIRKNIIPQLRNTVVDFYTWQYEPEDEEEEEEEDSGEATSSQRECSDRATLLASIKSKAFGHATEACKSRRHRPVKLGAQSNEAGASHPSHYSRAVKPSLKARTLMTAHLSGDQRREESKFTLMNSLTTLPAEERARLLKTEKWN; encoded by the exons ATGGAATTCTGTCGGGAACAGGTGGAAGAAGACTGCGAGGAGCTGCTGAAACGCTTCAAGGAGACGGAATCCGTCCGGTTCGAGGTCTTCAAAAACATTTGGAGGGAAACGAAGTTCTCACAGATCTTCTC CGGCACTACAGAGATAGAGTCTCGAGTTTTCACTCGTCTGATCCTGAAAACAGCTTGCAGGTTCTTCCTGCCTCCCTTCAGCTTCCAGATCCGAGTTGGAGGACTTTATCTGCTGTACAGTCTGTATCACTGTCAGACAGCCTCCCCCTCAGAGCAG ATCCGGATCGCGCTGAAGGACTGGGAGTACGTGAAGAAGTTTGAGAAGGATGCTGTGGACGCTCAGCATTTTGATGTCATTTACATCCTGCATCAGCTCGTCTTCCACAAAGCGTTCTACTACACAGCGATGCCGTCTGTG CTGACtttcaggaggaagaggaaagtgaAGAGGTTCACGCTGTGCAAAGATTTCATTGAGAGAATGTCTCGTCCACAGGAGCTGGTCAacatggagctgctggag GAATTGTCCAACATTCATGAGCGCTATGAAAAGATGAAGGCTTCCGTGTGCTCCCCGTCAGAACAGGCGTTTTCCTCCGTCAACCTGATTCGTAAGAACATCATCCCTCAGCTGCGCAACACGGTGGTGGATTTCTACACGTGGCAGTACGAGCCG gaggatgaggaggaggaggaggaagaagacagCGGCGAAGCAACGTCATCTCAGAGAGAG TGTTCTGACAGAGCCACGCTCCTTGCCTCCATCAAATCAAAAGCGTTCGGACATGCGACAGAG GCCTGCAAGTCACGCCGGCATCGTCCGGTGAAGCTGGGAGCCCAAAGCAACGAAGCGGGGGCCTCCCACCCATCACATTATTCCAGAGCAGTGAAACCATCGCTCAAAGCCAGAACGCTCATGACTGCACATCTCTCAG GTGACCAGAGGAGAGAAGAGTCAAAGTTCACTTTGATGAATTCTCTGACGACGCTGCCAGCTGAAG AGAGGGCAAGATTGTTGAAGACAGAGAAGTGGAACTGA
- the yipf6 gene encoding protein YIPF6: MALALAEDDNRPFTGLSDVSISEDIPVEGDISVPVSSYLRDDGFSTLDEPVKETILRDLRAVGKKFVHVLYPKRSSALLRDWDLWGPLLLCVTLALLLQGGAADSDDQGGPQFAEVFVIIWFGSIIITLNSKLLGGTISFFQSLCVLGYCIMPLTIAMAVCRVVLVGGSGTVSFAVRLAVVTASFGWSTFASTAFLADSQPPNRKALVVYPVFLFYFVIGWIILTFSPSP; this comes from the exons ATggcgttagcgttagccgaAGACGACAACAGACCGTTCACCGGGCTTTCAGACGTCTCGATCTCAGAGGACATCCCGGTGGAGGGAGATATATCTGTGCCCGTTTCATCCTATCTGCGTGACGATGGATTCTCCACGCTTGACGAGCCAGTAAAGGAGACCATCTTGCGGGACCTGCGGGCGGTGGGGAAAAAGTTCGTCCATGTTTTGTACCCGAAGCGCAGCTCGGCTCTGCTGCGGGACTGGGACCTGTGGGGCCCGCTGCTGCTCTGCGTCAcgctggctctgctgctgcagggcggCGCGGCCGACAGCGACGACCAGGGGGGGCCACAGTTCGCCGAG GTCTTCGTCATCATCTGGTTCggctccatcatcatcaccctcaaCTCCAAGCTGCTGGGTGGGACCATCTCCTTCTTCCAGAGCCTGTGCGTGttggggtactgcatcatgcCTCTGACCATCGCCATGGCCGTGTGCCGAGTCGTCCTGGTCGGCGGCTCGGGGACCGTCAGCTTTGCCGTGCGGCTGGCGGTGGTGACCGCGTCCTTTGGCTGGTCCACCTTCGCCTCCACGGCTTTCCTCGCCGACAGCCAGCCGCCCAACCGCAAGGCTCTGGTGGTGTACCCGGTGTTCCTCTTCTACTTTGTGATTGGGTGGATCATCCTGACATTCTCGCCGTCACCGTAG
- the LOC137907813 gene encoding uncharacterized protein yields MEELTRLPPEIWVEVFNYLNTDERHTVRMSCRYFKKLVDHPSLWRDYTVVLSDLRRYTYGFWDTLCNRKLTRVAVRHLRRKEWRRLVKFLPCVTAIVFVDGGRLYKEKYLSNLSRLPDLRDLGVRNATWDESMLGRNLSELLRDRLTHLSVCNVRLTCTVDFINTASQLVNLRFLLFHQQGEGYGLDTVRPVPRGVFHNMLLNLKKLKHLSWGMRGEPAEPLPDDYLSPPQPGSARYGGPALSSLELVDYPETILPEDALRSLSSLRSLTVRYRYIREGVTCRLSSWLSPLQKLETLSIIGGNSLATYTTTIPSTVTRLTLRVAITLKDMDSIAPKVPALEHLDIEQNRSSGSLCRRVPMLFPQLKTLRIRFFRREPEKDLLSLHRLRHLVRLELLVERSFILRDYLNGHPWPSPCVRELIDQLQEMSENRITVVTTMRQRNPLRECDCLWEGD; encoded by the exons ATGGAGGAGCTAACGCGGCTCCCTCCGGAGATTTGGGTCGAAGTGTTCAACTACCTGAACACGGACGAGCGGCACACGGTCCGGATGTCCTGCCGGTACTTCAAGAAGCTCGTGGACCACCCGTCCCTGTGGCGGGACTACACGGTGGTGCTATCGGACTTACGCCGGTACACCTACGGCTTCTGGGATACCCTGTGCAACCGCAAGCTCACGCGGGTTGCGGTGCGGCACCTGCGGCGCAAAGAGTGGCGACGGCTCGTGAAGTTCCTGCCGTGCGTCACCGCCATCGTGTTCGTGGACGGGGGGCGGCTGTACAAGGAGAAGTACCTGAGCAACCTGTCGCGGCTGCCCGATCTGAGGGACCTGGGGGTGCGGAACGCCACGTGGGACGAGTCGATGCTGGGTCGGAACCTGAGCGagctgctgcgggaccggctgACCCACCTGAGCGTGTGTAACGTCCGGTTGACCTGCACGGTGGACTTCATCAACACCGCGTCGCAGCTGGTCAACCTGCGGTTCCTGCTGTTCCACCAGCAGGGGGAGGGCTACGGGCTGGACACGGTCCGGCCGGTACCGCGCGGCGTCTTCCACAACATGCTGTTGAACCTGAAGAAGCTGAAGCACCTGTCCTGGGGGATGAGGGGGGAGCCAGCCGAGCCGCTGCCCGACGACTACCTCAGCCCCCCGCAGCCAG GATCGGCCCGGTACGGCGGCCCGGCGCTGAGCAGCCTGGAGCTGGTGGACTACCCAGAGACCATCCTGCCGGAGGACGCCCTGAGGAGCCTGAGCTCGCTGCGCTCTCTGACCGTCCGCTACCGCTACATCAGGGAGGGCGTGACGTGTCGCCTTTCGTCCTGGCTGAGTCCGCTGCAGAAGCTGGAGACGCTGAGCATCATCG GTGGAAACTCCCTCGCCACGTACACGACCACCATCCCGTCCACCGTCACCAGGCTGACGCTGCGCGTCGCCATCACGCTGAAAGACATGGACTCCATCGCGCCCAAAGTGCCGGCGCTGGAGCACCTGGACATCGAGCAGAACCGCTCCAGCGGCAGCCTGTGCAGACGGGTCCCCATGTTGTTTCCGCAGCTCAAGACGCTCAGGATACG GTTTTTCCGCAGAGAGCCAGAGAAAGACCTGCTCAGCCTCCACCGCCTCCGTCACCTGGTGcggctggagctgctggtggagcGCTCCTTCATCCTGAGGGATTATCTGAACGGCCACCCGTGGCCCAGCCCCTGCGTGCGGGAGCTGATCGACCAGCTCCAGGAGATGTCTGAGAACCGGATCACCGTCGTCACGACGATGCGGCAGAGAAACCCACTGAGGGAGTGTGACTGTCTGTGGGAGGGCGACTGA
- the dtd2 gene encoding D-aminoacyl-tRNA deacylase 2: MTDKGSAPVARTLLQQCLQARLQVKPADDVTEAQFVQIDRGTLIYICFFKGATDDILPKMVSTLLNLRLSESDSGKMVSVLELPGSLLIVPQATLGGKCKGRAMQYHNNISKEDGLRLYGSFVALCEKELTAAASAGGGAQVAVKHGTYGNRQVLKLDTNGPYTHLMEF, translated from the exons ATGACGGACAAGGGCAGCGCTCCCGTGGCCCGGACGCTCCTGCAGCAGTGTCTGCAGGCCAGACTGCAGGTGAAACCGGCAGATGACGTCACAGAGGCGCAGTTCGTCCAG ATTGACAGAGGAACGCTGATTTATATCTGCTTCTTCAAAGGAGCAACAGATGACATCTTGCCCAAGATGG TGTCCACACTGTTGAACCTGCGGCTGTCTGAGTCCGACTCCGGGAAGATGGTGTCCGTGTTGGAGCTTCCCGGCAGCCTGCTGATCGTCCCTCAGGCCACGCTGGGAGGGAAGTGCAAAGGAAGGgccatgcagtaccacaacaaCATCAGCAAAGAGGACGGACTGCGGCTCTACGGCTCCTTCGTCGCTCTGTGCGAGAAGGAACTGACCGCCGCTGCTTCGGCCGGGGGCGGAGCGCAGGTGGCAGTGAAGCACGGAACTTACGGAAACAGACAAGTGCTGAAGCTGGACACGAATGGACCCTACACACATCTGATGGAGTTCTGA